The following are encoded together in the Thalassomonas haliotis genome:
- a CDS encoding carboxyl transferase domain-containing protein, with translation MAKLVSKINPRSQDFIENAAFMQSQVDDLKEKLADIKLGGGEKSQARHLGRGKLLPRDRVYSLLDNGSPFLELSQLAAYEVYDDHVPSAGIITGIGRVGGQECVIVANDATVKGGTYYPLTVKKHLRAQAIALENNLPCIYLVDSGGANLPNQDDVFPDREHFGRIFFNQANMSALNIPQIAVVMGSCTAGGAYVPAMADESIIVKEQGTIFLAGPPLVKAATGEVVSAEDLGGADVHCRTSGVADHYAQNDNHALEIARSTVKNLNRVKPMQVNITEVEPPQYDPKEIYGVIPKDARQPYDVREVIARIVDGSEFDEFKALYGTTLVCGFARLFGYPVGIVANNGILFGESAQKGAHFIELCAQRKIPLVFLQNITGFMVGQQYETGGIAKHGAKMVTAVATAQVPKFTVLIGGSFGAGNYGMCGRAYDPRFLFMWPNARISVMGGEQAAGVLAQVKRDQKTKLGEEWSQEQEDKFKQPIVDSYEHQGHPYYASARLWDDGVIDPAETRQVLGLAVSASLNKTIEDTKFGVFRM, from the coding sequence GTGGCTAAATTAGTTTCCAAAATTAATCCTCGTAGCCAGGATTTTATTGAAAATGCTGCTTTTATGCAGTCACAGGTCGACGATCTGAAAGAAAAATTGGCAGACATAAAACTTGGCGGTGGTGAAAAAAGCCAGGCACGGCACTTAGGGCGCGGTAAACTGCTGCCCAGGGACCGCGTTTATTCCTTGCTCGATAACGGCTCACCCTTTTTGGAACTGTCACAGCTTGCCGCTTATGAAGTCTATGACGACCATGTGCCCTCTGCCGGTATTATTACCGGTATCGGCCGGGTCGGCGGTCAGGAATGTGTCATTGTTGCCAATGATGCCACGGTAAAAGGCGGTACCTATTACCCGCTGACGGTGAAAAAACATTTACGCGCCCAGGCCATTGCCCTGGAAAACAACCTGCCCTGTATTTATCTGGTAGACTCAGGCGGCGCCAACCTGCCAAACCAGGATGATGTTTTCCCGGACAGAGAGCATTTTGGCCGCATCTTTTTCAACCAGGCCAATATGTCAGCGCTGAATATCCCGCAAATCGCCGTGGTCATGGGTTCCTGTACCGCAGGTGGTGCTTATGTTCCGGCGATGGCGGACGAGTCCATTATCGTTAAAGAGCAAGGCACTATCTTCCTTGCCGGGCCGCCACTGGTAAAAGCGGCCACCGGTGAAGTGGTCAGCGCCGAAGACTTAGGCGGCGCCGATGTGCATTGCCGCACCTCAGGGGTGGCGGATCATTACGCACAAAATGACAACCATGCGCTGGAAATCGCCCGCAGCACGGTTAAAAACCTCAACCGGGTAAAACCTATGCAGGTCAATATCACCGAGGTAGAGCCGCCGCAATACGACCCGAAAGAAATCTATGGGGTTATTCCTAAAGATGCCCGTCAGCCCTACGATGTCCGGGAAGTGATCGCCCGCATCGTTGACGGCAGCGAATTCGATGAATTTAAAGCCTTATACGGCACTACCCTGGTATGTGGTTTTGCCCGACTCTTTGGCTATCCGGTAGGGATAGTGGCCAACAACGGCATATTATTTGGCGAGTCGGCGCAAAAAGGCGCACACTTTATCGAATTATGTGCCCAGCGTAAGATCCCGCTGGTATTTTTACAAAACATCACCGGCTTTATGGTCGGCCAGCAGTATGAAACCGGCGGCATCGCCAAGCACGGCGCGAAAATGGTAACCGCAGTGGCAACCGCTCAGGTGCCTAAATTTACCGTATTGATCGGCGGCAGTTTCGGCGCCGGTAACTACGGCATGTGTGGCCGCGCCTACGATCCAAGATTCTTGTTTATGTGGCCGAATGCCCGTATTTCGGTAATGGGCGGCGAACAGGCCGCCGGGGTATTGGCCCAGGTTAAGCGGGATCAAAAAACTAAACTCGGTGAAGAGTGGAGCCAGGAGCAGGAAGATAAGTTCAAACAGCCGATTGTCGACAGTTATGAGCACCAGGGGCACCCCTACTACGCTTCTGCCCGCTTATGGGATGACGGCGTTATCGACCCGGCTGAAACCCGTCAGGTATTAGGCCTTGCTGTTTCCGCTTCCCTGAATAAAACCATAGAGGACACCAAGTTTGGTGTCTTTAGAATGTAG
- a CDS encoding enoyl-CoA hydratase/isomerase family protein — translation MTAMNNLQTDARVMVEVDRYGVATVTLNNPDKHNAFDDAIIAELTSAFTGIANNDDIRVMVLASTGKSFSAGADLGWMKRMAGYSYEENLKDANALAIMLKTLNFMPQATIAKIQGAAFGGAVGLASCCDIVIASEKASFCLSEVKLGLIPATISPYVVNAMGLKACRRYFQTAERFFADKAQHLGLVDEVVSPEALDEAVDKMIRTLLANSPLAMRRAKTLAFDVAYQDIDDKLLQDTSERIAAIRVSQQGQEGLTAFFEKRAPAWQTEVAIDSANNKSKG, via the coding sequence ATGACAGCAATGAATAACCTACAAACAGATGCCAGGGTAATGGTAGAGGTTGACCGATACGGCGTAGCCACCGTGACCTTAAACAACCCGGACAAACATAATGCCTTCGATGATGCCATTATTGCCGAGCTGACTTCAGCTTTTACCGGCATAGCGAATAATGACGACATCCGGGTGATGGTGCTGGCTTCAACGGGAAAGAGTTTTTCCGCCGGCGCCGATCTTGGCTGGATGAAACGCATGGCCGGTTACAGCTATGAAGAAAACTTAAAAGATGCCAATGCTTTGGCCATCATGCTCAAAACCTTGAACTTTATGCCTCAGGCAACCATTGCCAAAATCCAGGGCGCAGCCTTTGGCGGCGCAGTCGGGCTTGCCAGCTGCTGCGATATCGTTATTGCCAGTGAAAAAGCCAGCTTTTGCCTCAGCGAAGTTAAACTTGGCCTGATCCCGGCTACCATCAGCCCTTATGTGGTTAATGCCATGGGCCTTAAAGCCTGTCGTCGCTATTTCCAAACTGCCGAGCGCTTTTTTGCCGATAAAGCACAACATTTAGGCCTGGTAGACGAGGTGGTTTCACCCGAAGCACTAGATGAAGCCGTTGATAAGATGATCCGCACTTTACTGGCCAACAGTCCGCTTGCCATGCGCCGCGCCAAAACGCTTGCCTTTGATGTCGCCTATCAGGATATCGATGATAAATTGTTGCAAGATACCAGTGAGCGTATTGCCGCTATTAGGGTATCCCAGCAAGGCCAGGAAGGATTAACCGCCTTTTTTGAAAAGCGTGCCCCCGCCTGGCAAACTGAAGTTGCCATTGACAGCGCCAACAACAAGAGCAAAGGATAA
- a CDS encoding acetyl/propionyl/methylcrotonyl-CoA carboxylase subunit alpha, whose translation MFTKILIANRGEIACRVIKTARQMGILTVAVYSDADADSLHVNMADEAIYLGPSPSRESYLLGEKVIEAAKRTGAQAIHPGYGFLSENAEFCRLCEKENIIFIGPPVGAIEAMGSKSAAKNIMEKAKVPLVPGYHGDDQSTEVLKKAADDMGYPVLLKATAGGGGKGMRQVWSSEEFNEGLAAAKREAKSSFGDDTMLVEKYLTQPRHVEIQVFCDNHGNAVYLFERDCSVQRRHQKVIEEAPAPGMSEDLRAAMGESAIKSAQAIGYQGAGTVEFLLDVDGSFYFMEMNTRLQVEHPVTEFISGQDLVEWQLRVAAGENLPKRQDELGIKGHAFEARIYAEDANNDFLPATGTLDFLQPPLESEHVRIDTGVRQGDEVSVFYDPMIAKLIVWDENRDKALQRLAKALAEYRINGVVTNIDFLYNLATCPAFVKADLDTGFIDKHQADIFHESEQALADELPMAALYLVLANARNARQLGATTNDPHSPWHNTNAWRLNEAHIHQLTLAHNDVEYPVTVEQKRQGSSSFYLIDVDGTKVDCQGRIEGDMLHSNINGYRSNATIVHNQNQISLFRQNGVFNFTQIFADCGDQDDQGDQGGMKAPMNGTMVSVMVNAGDKVEKDQPLVIMEAMKMEHTIRAPSDGIVEAIYFNEGDMVDGGAELLAFTAEE comes from the coding sequence ATGTTTACGAAAATATTAATTGCCAACCGTGGTGAAATTGCCTGCCGCGTCATTAAAACCGCCCGCCAAATGGGCATACTGACGGTTGCCGTCTACTCAGACGCCGATGCCGACTCCCTGCATGTCAATATGGCAGATGAAGCCATTTATCTCGGCCCTTCCCCTTCCAGGGAAAGTTACCTGTTAGGGGAAAAAGTCATCGAAGCCGCCAAACGTACCGGCGCCCAGGCGATACATCCGGGTTATGGCTTCCTGTCGGAAAATGCTGAGTTTTGCCGTTTATGTGAAAAAGAAAATATCATTTTTATCGGCCCTCCGGTAGGGGCCATTGAAGCCATGGGTTCTAAGTCTGCCGCTAAGAACATCATGGAAAAGGCCAAGGTACCTTTAGTACCCGGTTATCACGGCGACGACCAGTCAACAGAAGTCTTGAAAAAAGCCGCCGATGACATGGGTTACCCGGTATTGCTTAAAGCGACCGCAGGTGGCGGCGGTAAAGGCATGCGCCAGGTGTGGAGCAGCGAAGAATTTAATGAAGGCTTAGCGGCTGCCAAGCGGGAAGCAAAGTCCAGCTTTGGCGACGATACTATGCTGGTGGAGAAGTACCTGACCCAGCCAAGACACGTGGAAATCCAGGTATTTTGCGATAATCACGGCAATGCCGTGTATTTATTCGAGCGCGACTGCTCGGTACAAAGACGTCACCAGAAAGTGATTGAAGAAGCCCCTGCCCCGGGTATGAGTGAAGACCTGCGTGCCGCCATGGGCGAGAGCGCAATAAAATCGGCCCAGGCCATAGGTTACCAGGGTGCGGGCACGGTAGAGTTCCTGCTGGATGTCGACGGCTCTTTCTATTTCATGGAAATGAATACCCGCTTGCAGGTAGAGCATCCGGTCACGGAATTTATCAGTGGTCAGGATCTGGTGGAATGGCAATTGCGGGTGGCCGCAGGCGAAAACCTGCCCAAGCGCCAGGACGAGCTGGGAATTAAAGGTCATGCCTTTGAAGCGCGCATTTACGCCGAAGATGCCAACAATGACTTTTTACCCGCCACCGGCACCTTAGATTTTCTCCAGCCGCCGCTGGAAAGCGAACATGTACGGATCGATACCGGCGTGCGCCAGGGGGATGAGGTCAGCGTTTTTTATGATCCTATGATCGCCAAGCTTATCGTTTGGGATGAAAACCGTGATAAAGCCTTGCAGCGCCTGGCCAAGGCCCTGGCGGAATACCGCATCAACGGCGTCGTTACCAACATTGACTTTCTTTATAACCTGGCCACCTGTCCGGCTTTTGTTAAAGCGGATTTAGATACCGGCTTTATCGACAAGCACCAGGCGGACATCTTCCATGAAAGCGAGCAGGCGCTGGCGGATGAATTGCCGATGGCGGCATTATATTTAGTGCTGGCCAATGCCAGAAATGCCCGGCAGCTGGGGGCCACGACCAATGATCCCCACTCGCCCTGGCATAACACTAATGCCTGGCGCTTAAATGAAGCCCATATTCACCAGCTGACCCTGGCTCATAATGATGTCGAATATCCGGTGACCGTAGAGCAAAAACGCCAGGGCAGCAGCAGTTTTTATTTAATTGATGTCGATGGTACTAAAGTTGACTGTCAGGGACGTATCGAAGGTGATATGCTGCACAGCAACATTAACGGCTATCGCAGCAACGCCACCATAGTGCATAATCAAAACCAGATCAGTTTGTTCAGGCAAAACGGCGTCTTTAATTTCACGCAAATTTTTGCCGACTGCGGCGACCAGGATGACCAGGGGGATCAGGGCGGAATGAAAGCCCCCATGAACGGTACTATGGTTTCGGTTATGGTTAACGCCGGTGACAAGGTAGAAAAAGACCAGCCGCTGGTGATCATGGAAGCGATGAAAATGGAACATACCATACGTGCCCCGAGCGATGGCATCGTCGAAGCTATCTACTTTAATGAAGGTGATATGGTCGACGGCGGCGCTGAATTACTGGCTTTTACGGCCGAGGAATAA
- a CDS encoding hydroxymethylglutaryl-CoA lyase, whose protein sequence is MSDVNQLPAVNLPTRVKIVEVGPRDGLQNEKAPLTADDKIDLIEKLADAGVSYIETGSFVSPKWVPQMATSHEVFAGVKRREHITYAALTPNLKGFEGAIAAKADEVAIFGAASEAFSQKNINCSIAESLQRFEPVMAAAKAAGIPVRGYVSCVLGCPYDGFIEPEKVAEVAEKLFAMGCYEISLGDTIGVGTPSGVKKMLQAVMRRVPVDKLAVHFHDTYGQALTNIYSAMQMGISVVDSAIAGLGGCPYAKGASGNVATEEVVYLLNGLGIDSGINLEKLLEAGWFISDKIGKPPVSKVSAAYRAKQ, encoded by the coding sequence ATGTCTGATGTAAATCAATTACCGGCTGTTAATTTACCGACCAGGGTCAAAATCGTTGAAGTCGGCCCGCGTGACGGCCTGCAAAATGAAAAAGCGCCGCTGACGGCCGATGATAAAATCGACCTGATTGAAAAGCTTGCCGATGCCGGTGTCAGCTATATCGAAACCGGCAGCTTTGTTTCGCCCAAATGGGTACCGCAGATGGCCACCTCACATGAGGTCTTTGCCGGAGTTAAGCGCCGGGAGCATATCACCTATGCCGCCCTGACCCCGAATCTTAAGGGTTTTGAGGGAGCTATCGCAGCAAAGGCGGATGAGGTGGCGATTTTCGGCGCCGCTTCCGAAGCTTTTAGCCAAAAAAATATCAATTGCTCGATAGCAGAAAGCCTGCAAAGATTTGAACCTGTGATGGCGGCGGCAAAAGCGGCCGGTATCCCGGTGCGTGGTTATGTCTCTTGTGTGCTAGGTTGCCCTTATGACGGTTTTATCGAACCGGAAAAAGTGGCCGAAGTAGCAGAGAAACTCTTTGCCATGGGCTGTTATGAAATCTCCTTAGGCGATACCATAGGGGTCGGCACTCCGTCAGGCGTAAAGAAAATGTTACAAGCGGTAATGAGGCGTGTACCGGTTGATAAACTGGCGGTACACTTCCATGATACCTATGGCCAGGCGTTAACGAATATTTACAGCGCCATGCAGATGGGCATTAGCGTTGTCGACTCTGCCATTGCCGGATTAGGCGGCTGCCCTTATGCTAAGGGCGCCTCAGGTAATGTCGCCACCGAAGAAGTGGTTTACCTGCTCAATGGTTTAGGCATAGACAGCGGCATAAACCTGGAAAAATTACTCGAAGCCGGCTGGTTTATCAGCGATAAAATTGGCAAGCCGCCGGTTTCTAAAGTGTCTGCCGCTTATAGGGCTAAACAATAA
- a CDS encoding CoA transferase subunit A has translation MAGFDKVVSSYEEAMAGLTDNMTVIAGGFGLCGIPENLIAEIKRKGTKGLTLVSNNCGVDDFGLGILLPDRQIKKIIASYVGENAEFERQMMNGELEVELTPQGTLAEKMRAGGAGIPAFYTATGYGTPVAEGKECREFDGRHYILEPSIKGDFAIVKAWKADRYGNLVFRKTARNFNPMAATAGKITVVEVEEIVEPGELNPDEIHTPGIYVNRLIQGTFEKRIEQRTLRTA, from the coding sequence ATGGCCGGATTCGATAAAGTAGTTTCAAGCTATGAAGAAGCCATGGCGGGCTTAACCGATAATATGACAGTGATCGCCGGCGGTTTTGGCCTCTGTGGTATCCCGGAAAATTTAATTGCCGAAATCAAACGCAAAGGCACCAAAGGGCTAACTCTGGTATCGAATAACTGCGGTGTCGATGATTTTGGTTTAGGCATTTTATTGCCGGATCGCCAGATCAAAAAAATCATCGCCTCATACGTCGGTGAAAATGCCGAATTCGAACGCCAGATGATGAACGGCGAGCTGGAAGTGGAGTTAACCCCGCAAGGCACCCTGGCAGAAAAAATGCGCGCCGGCGGCGCCGGTATCCCTGCTTTTTATACCGCTACCGGTTACGGTACTCCGGTGGCCGAAGGCAAGGAATGCCGTGAATTTGACGGTCGTCATTATATTTTAGAGCCGTCAATCAAAGGTGACTTTGCCATAGTTAAAGCCTGGAAAGCCGACCGTTACGGTAATTTGGTGTTCCGTAAAACCGCCCGTAATTTTAATCCTATGGCGGCAACCGCCGGGAAAATCACGGTAGTGGAAGTGGAAGAAATCGTCGAGCCGGGCGAGCTTAACCCGGATGAAATCCACACCCCGGGCATTTATGTCAACCGCCTGATCCAGGGCACTTTCGAAAAACGCATTGAACAACGCACCCTGCGTACAGCATAA
- a CDS encoding 3-oxoacid CoA-transferase subunit B, with protein MALSREQIAQRVAQELRDGYYVNLGIGIPTLVANYVPDGMEVMLQSENGLLGMGQFPTEEELDADLINAGKQTVTMAKGASIFDSAESFAMIRGGHVDLTVLGAFEVDVQGNIASYMIPGKLIKGMGGAMDLVAGADNIIVTMTHASKHGVSKLLSECTLPLTGKGCIKKVLTDLAFLEIKEGKFHLLERAPGVSVDEIIKLTSGELVVPEHVPEMSF; from the coding sequence ATGGCTTTATCACGTGAACAAATAGCACAACGCGTTGCCCAGGAACTGCGTGACGGGTATTACGTAAACTTAGGCATAGGTATTCCCACTTTAGTTGCCAACTATGTGCCAGACGGCATGGAAGTCATGCTGCAGTCGGAAAACGGCCTATTGGGTATGGGCCAGTTCCCTACCGAAGAAGAGCTTGATGCCGACTTAATCAATGCCGGCAAGCAAACGGTCACTATGGCCAAAGGCGCCTCGATTTTTGACTCGGCAGAATCTTTTGCCATGATCCGCGGCGGCCACGTAGATTTAACCGTCTTAGGGGCATTTGAAGTGGATGTTCAGGGTAACATCGCCTCTTATATGATCCCGGGCAAGTTAATCAAAGGCATGGGCGGCGCCATGGACTTAGTTGCCGGTGCCGACAATATTATTGTTACTATGACCCATGCCTCCAAGCACGGCGTATCTAAATTACTGAGCGAGTGTACCCTGCCGCTGACCGGTAAAGGCTGCATCAAAAAAGTGCTGACCGATTTGGCCTTTTTGGAAATCAAGGAAGGTAAATTCCACCTGCTTGAACGTGCCCCGGGGGTTTCTGTCGATGAAATCATCAAGTTAACTTCAGGTGAGCTGGTAGTGCCCGAACATGTACCTGAGATGTCCTTTTAA
- a CDS encoding DUF3718 domain-containing protein, protein MKKLLLASTITALTITSVVSVPQAQAANIAQSICEYVASDDKKRMRSFLKANKLKVRSIFNGIQCNGKNLLEFAAVKGSVKTGSLMIKKLPKKVVSANLAHFQSGSQPLIDAANARVSS, encoded by the coding sequence ATGAAAAAATTATTACTAGCTTCTACCATCACTGCTTTAACAATAACGTCTGTTGTCTCTGTACCTCAGGCACAGGCTGCAAACATCGCACAGAGCATCTGTGAGTATGTAGCCTCTGACGATAAGAAGCGCATGCGCTCATTTTTAAAAGCGAATAAGTTAAAGGTACGCAGTATTTTTAATGGTATTCAATGTAATGGTAAAAACTTGTTGGAATTTGCCGCCGTAAAAGGCTCAGTAAAAACAGGCTCTTTGATGATTAAAAAATTACCGAAGAAAGTTGTTTCTGCTAACCTGGCGCATTTTCAGTCCGGATCGCAACCGTTGATAGACGCTGCCAACGCCCGCGTTAGCAGTTAG
- a CDS encoding alpha/beta hydrolase, with translation MNYKQLEPGIRELVQAFNDAGCPSGVGPDIKSRRRGYLETVSLAGAAEQVFLVQDKAIDGIPLRIFKPSEHDNLAVVIYFHGGCFVSGDFATHDQQMRKLANLSGAMVIGVDYRLAPEFTYPAAHDDAYRASQLIYQHCREWGGDPQKIILAGDSAGGHLCLNTSLRLRDEGHWLPKKQVLIYPMLDAKGESESYSAYGENYLITREMLLSGFDLYLGGSKIDKQDPQISPLYHRDLAGLPQTHILTAEFDPLLDEGEQVYRYLLEAGVDACCRRYLGVVHGFFQLSGVSSSAREALAHVATLLK, from the coding sequence ATGAACTATAAACAGCTTGAACCGGGGATCCGCGAGTTGGTACAGGCATTTAATGATGCGGGCTGTCCTTCCGGCGTTGGCCCTGATATAAAGAGCAGACGCCGGGGCTATCTGGAAACGGTTTCCCTGGCAGGAGCAGCCGAGCAGGTTTTTCTGGTGCAAGATAAAGCGATTGACGGCATCCCTTTAAGAATTTTTAAGCCAAGTGAGCATGACAACTTGGCCGTGGTGATTTATTTTCATGGCGGCTGTTTTGTCAGTGGCGACTTTGCCACCCATGATCAGCAAATGCGTAAGCTGGCCAACCTATCCGGTGCTATGGTGATCGGTGTCGATTATCGTCTGGCACCTGAATTTACTTACCCGGCGGCCCATGATGATGCCTACCGGGCAAGCCAGCTTATTTATCAGCACTGCAGGGAGTGGGGAGGTGATCCGCAAAAAATTATCCTGGCCGGGGACAGTGCCGGCGGGCATTTGTGCCTTAATACCAGCTTACGTTTAAGGGATGAGGGCCATTGGCTGCCTAAGAAGCAGGTACTGATTTATCCTATGCTGGATGCCAAAGGCGAAAGCGAGAGCTACTCTGCTTACGGAGAAAATTACCTTATTACCCGGGAGATGCTGTTATCCGGCTTTGACCTCTACCTGGGGGGGAGCAAAATAGATAAGCAAGACCCGCAAATCAGCCCGCTTTATCACAGGGATTTAGCCGGTTTACCGCAAACCCATATCTTGACGGCAGAATTTGATCCTTTGTTAGATGAGGGTGAACAAGTTTACCGTTACTTGCTTGAAGCCGGGGTTGATGCCTGTTGTCGCCGCTATTTAGGTGTGGTACACGGCTTTTTCCAGCTGTCCGGGGTCAGCAGCTCGGCACGGGAAGCCTTGGCGCATGTCGCCACTTTGTTAAAATAG
- the queE gene encoding 7-carboxy-7-deazaguanine synthase QueE, with amino-acid sequence MKTTCYKINELFETIQGEGSFTGQPSIFIRLQGCPVGCSWCDTKHTWEIDPQLQVASDAMLGKTQESDYWSELSVEQILETITAQGYQAKHIVLTGGEPCMVDLKPLCEALEQAGFSCQVETSGTFEIRVSDNCWVTVSPKVNMRGGYEILTSAMSRANEIKHPVATEQHVDELKALLAQHQITATPVYLQPISQKPRATELAIKTCIENNWRLSVQVHKYLGIE; translated from the coding sequence GTGAAGACAACTTGTTATAAGATTAACGAATTATTTGAAACCATCCAGGGGGAAGGCTCCTTTACCGGACAGCCCTCTATTTTTATTCGTTTACAGGGATGCCCGGTGGGCTGCTCCTGGTGTGATACTAAGCATACCTGGGAAATAGACCCGCAATTACAAGTTGCCAGCGATGCTATGCTGGGCAAAACTCAAGAGTCCGATTACTGGAGTGAGTTATCGGTTGAGCAGATCCTCGAAACGATTACAGCGCAAGGTTATCAGGCCAAACATATCGTGCTGACCGGCGGTGAACCTTGCATGGTGGATTTGAAGCCTTTATGTGAAGCCTTGGAGCAAGCAGGGTTTTCCTGCCAGGTAGAAACTTCGGGCACGTTTGAAATCCGGGTCAGCGACAATTGCTGGGTCACGGTTTCCCCGAAAGTGAATATGCGCGGCGGTTATGAAATCTTAACCTCGGCTATGTCCAGGGCGAATGAAATTAAGCATCCGGTGGCCACAGAGCAGCATGTGGATGAACTAAAAGCTTTATTGGCGCAGCATCAGATCACGGCAACCCCGGTCTATTTACAGCCCATCAGCCAGAAACCCAGGGCAACCGAGCTGGCCATTAAAACTTGTATAGAAAATAACTGGCGTTTGTCGGTACAGGTGCATAAATATCTTGGCATAGAATAA
- the queC gene encoding 7-cyano-7-deazaguanine synthase QueC, with translation MTEKVVVIYSGGMDSFTVLNRALKDGKQVYALSFDYGQRHVKELACASEVCKKLNVPHKIIDISAINELLAGSSLTDDIEIPEGHYEAETMKSTVVPNRNMILLSLAVGYAVSVKASQVYYGAHSGDHAIYPDCRPEFVMKMNDVCQIANYEPVEIFSPYLEVSKTDILADGIAMGLDYSQTWTCYNGREKACGKCGACQERIEAFTDNKVSDPIAYE, from the coding sequence ATGACTGAAAAAGTTGTTGTAATTTATTCAGGAGGCATGGACTCCTTTACGGTATTAAACCGTGCCTTAAAAGATGGCAAACAGGTGTACGCCCTCTCGTTTGATTATGGTCAGCGCCATGTCAAAGAATTAGCATGTGCCAGCGAAGTCTGTAAAAAGTTAAATGTACCTCATAAAATCATAGATATTTCTGCAATAAATGAATTGCTTGCCGGTTCATCCCTCACCGATGATATCGAGATCCCCGAGGGGCATTATGAAGCGGAAACGATGAAGTCCACCGTAGTGCCCAACCGCAATATGATCTTATTGTCGCTGGCGGTAGGTTATGCGGTATCGGTAAAAGCGAGCCAGGTATATTACGGCGCCCATTCAGGGGATCACGCCATCTACCCCGACTGCCGCCCGGAATTTGTCATGAAAATGAATGATGTCTGTCAAATCGCTAATTATGAGCCGGTGGAAATCTTCAGTCCTTACCTGGAAGTCAGTAAAACCGACATACTCGCCGACGGCATTGCCATGGGCCTGGATTACAGCCAGACCTGGACCTGTTATAACGGCCGGGAAAAAGCCTGTGGCAAATGCGGCGCCTGCCAGGAGCGTATAGAAGCCTTTACTGATAATAAGGTCAGCGATCCTATCGCCTACGAATAA